The Aneurinibacillus uraniidurans genome segment AGCCAGAACCTGAAAAAACGGAGGCTGCTGCGCTACCATCAACACAAGCAGGGACCAATTCAGTGCCAAACACACCTGAGTTAGTAAAGCCACAGCCAGCCAAACAGACCGAAACTGCATCGGTACAGCCGACTGTCACACATCCTCCTATGGTAAAGCAGGCAGCCGGTATGGAACTGGGCAAGAAAATTACTGAACTGCCGATTCCAGGTGAAAAGGTAGTGTATTTAACCTTCGATGACGGTCCTGGTCCGTACACAAAACAGATGGTAAACATTTTAAATGAAAACAAAATACAAGCTACCTTCTTCTGGATTGGTCAAAACTTTAAACCAGAATGGGCACCATATGCGAAGCAGATGCTCACACAGGGCCACCAAATCGGCGCCCATTCCATGCGTCATGAGGCGATGGGCAAGAAAAGTAAAGAGTATCAAAAACAAGACCTGCTTATGACGGCTGCTCATATGGAAAAACTGATAGGCCAAAAAATTATCTACTACCGCCCACCGTATGGCTCGATAAACGCTTCGAGTCTCCCTGTAACCAAAGAAGTCGGGGAGTACATGATTCTCTGGCAAGCGGATAGTCGTGACTGGGCATTAGCACATAACCCGCAGCAAATTCTCACCAACATCAAAAAAGAGATAAAACCAGGCGCTATTATTTTGATGCATGAGCGAGCACAAAGTTTACAAGTATTGCCGCAGGTGCTGGCCTATTTAAAGCAAAATGGCTATACGATTCGTACGTTACCACCAGGAAAATAATGCAATACAGAATCATAAAAAATCGGGATGAATGCATTCATCCCGGCTTTTTTTTGCTAGAATAGAGGAGACAAAAAATATAGATAATTACAACAGAGGTGTAAGATGATAACGATTACAATCCAGGAACTGTGTACCGAAGAGGAAGTTGTACGGATTTTCCCGCTTATGAAAGACTTGCGTCCGTATCTAGAAGAAGATCGCTTCCGCGAAATCTGGCGTGCGATGCAGCCAGATGGCTACCGCATTTATGCGATGTACGATGGGGAAGAAATTGTCGCATTTACGGGCATTCAAATCCGAACGAATATGTATTATTTCCGTCATGTATTCGTACATGAGCTCGTTACACGGGCAGATATTCGCTCAAAAGGGTACGGCGAGAAACTGCTTACATTTGTACATGAATGGGGCCGCGAGCATGACTGTGTAACAGTGGCACTTGAATCTGCTCTAACACGAGTAGATGCACATCGATTCTATGAAGAAAAGATGGACTATGATAAGTTTTGTTATTCATTTAAAAAGTCATTATAACGGAATATCCGCATTGTAACACGTAAAGCCTGTTCATGGTTGTCCATTAAACCGTGAACAGGCTTTGTTATTATTTCATCATTGGACTATCCTTGCGTAAAAGAAGATTACGAAGTATAAAATGGCAGCCACGCTGCATGTAGACGTTCAATTCCTTGGACAATCTCTTGTAACGACAATCCACCAAATCCAAGAAGAATAAGAGGCGGATATTCTTTAGGGCAGCTACACCAATCATTTGCTGTACTGTACACTTTTACCCCCGATTCTTCTGCTATTTTTACTAACTCCTCCACATGTATGCCGCTATGCACTTTCATCACGATATGTAGACCTGCGTCTTGTCCCGTTATCGTTACGTTTCCCTGCATCACGTTTTTAATCGTCTGCAATAAAACATCATGCT includes the following:
- a CDS encoding polysaccharide deacetylase family protein; protein product: MQRKKWGKSWGIWISITGLLLIALTNVWVNGGKETFAKMTENILATKSQPVSQPEPEKTEAAALPSTQAGTNSVPNTPELVKPQPAKQTETASVQPTVTHPPMVKQAAGMELGKKITELPIPGEKVVYLTFDDGPGPYTKQMVNILNENKIQATFFWIGQNFKPEWAPYAKQMLTQGHQIGAHSMRHEAMGKKSKEYQKQDLLMTAAHMEKLIGQKIIYYRPPYGSINASSLPVTKEVGEYMILWQADSRDWALAHNPQQILTNIKKEIKPGAIILMHERAQSLQVLPQVLAYLKQNGYTIRTLPPGK
- a CDS encoding GNAT family N-acetyltransferase yields the protein MITITIQELCTEEEVVRIFPLMKDLRPYLEEDRFREIWRAMQPDGYRIYAMYDGEEIVAFTGIQIRTNMYYFRHVFVHELVTRADIRSKGYGEKLLTFVHEWGREHDCVTVALESALTRVDAHRFYEEKMDYDKFCYSFKKSL